In Misgurnus anguillicaudatus chromosome 5, ASM2758022v2, whole genome shotgun sequence, a genomic segment contains:
- the LOC129413359 gene encoding taste receptor type 1 member 1-like isoform X1 — MPPNHIYSFLLGFINCVFLNVSCLSSEFSLDGDYLLGGLFPVHEVVLAKPMFFPEAIQCKWQTFTKSGYQMFQVMRFAVEQINNSTTLLPNVSLGYEVFDHCSDTKNFPSVFSFISQNGSINPQEKLNSHQTKVIALTGPYGSTRALTIAPLVTMDYIPWVQYGATTSVLSDKLHYPTFIRTIPSNKDLVQMIIHIIQWFGWNWVAFIGGADNYSEDGLNLFYKYTKNTGICLAYQELLKIQGNYNQTLKNINMLNINVIVVFTVPLYAGSILKAAIANNIRGKVWISSQAWAMDQQLLIEPGIEKVGTIIGITERFMSLPGFDQFIYKMKATNKHNNGDVEVPNKICNQECREGAFVSAVDIINENPTFSFAIYAAIYSIAHALHTVLQCNMNECRKNLAVKPYMLLGELKKLNFPLNGRQVKYDVNGNPTISYSVALWHTETNHSWIEMVGTYDTYPDTIFTINNTLMPWRNNTSVPFSNCSVECMEGYSREHEGLHSCCFRCKKCPQNTYVDYYRDPYTCFPCAESEWSDEGSTTCKTRAVVYLHFTEIPSILVILSTVCLIALLIFIFCLFAYNYNTPVVRSAGGNMCFLMLACLTMSSISVFFFFGQPTSVHCVLRNFIFTFFFTICLSCLTVRSFQIVCVFKMAAEFPKLHSLWVKHNGQWLFIMSSSFIHFISCVLWATVSPDDPVRDSITFNDQIMLICERRNTVTISIVLFISWFLGFLCISFSYMGRDLPKSYNEAKSITFSLLMYYLSWIIYFTIYLSFKSKYVLLLNALAQISSIYGILFSYFIPKSYIMLFQPKKNTAAYFQTTIQNYTQTISRS; from the exons GCAAACTTTCACAAAATCTGGCTATCAGATGTTTCAAGTAATGAGGTTTGCTGTTGAGCAGATTAATAACTCCACCACCTTGCTGCCCAATGTCTCTCTGGGTTATGAAGTTTTTGATCATTGTTCTGACACTAAGAATTTCCCTTCAGTCTTCAGTTTTATCTCACAGAATGGATCAATAAATCCTCAAGAAAAACTCAACAGCCATCAGACTAAAGTCATTGCTTTAACAGGACCATATGGAAGCACGAGAGCTCTTACTATCGCACCACTTGTCACAATGGACTATATACCATGg GTTCAATATGGGGCCACAACTTCTGTGTTAAGTGATAAACTTCACTATCCAACTTTTATCAGAACAATCCCCAGCAATAAAGACTTGGTACAGATGATTATTCACATCATACAGTGGTTTGGATGGAATTGGGTTGCCTTTATTGGAGGTGCAGACAATTACAGTGAAGATGGCCTAAACCTTTTTTACAAGTATACTAAGAATACTGGTATTTGTTTGGCCTATCAGGAGCTTCTTAAAATCCAGGGAAACTACAATCAAACACTTAAAAATATCAATATgctaaacattaatgtcattgtgGTTTTCACTGTGCCACTTTATGCAGGAAGCATATTGAAAGCTGCCATAGCAAATAACATCAGAGGCAAAGTTTGGATTTCTAGTCAAGCGTGGGCTATGGATCAGCAGCTTCTAATTGAGCCAGGAATTGAGAAGGTTGGAACAATTATTGGCATTACAGAGAGATTCATGTCATTGCCTGGATTTGATCAgttcatttataaaatgaaagcaactaataaacataataatggtGATGTTGAAGTCCCAAATAAGATATGCAATCAGGAATGTAGAGAAGGTGCATTTGTGTCTGCAGTGGACATTATAAATGAAAATCCCACATTCTCCTTTGCCATCTACGCTGCCATATATTCCATAGCTCATGCATTACATACAGTTTTGCAGTGCAATATGAATGAATGTCGCAAAAATCTAGCAGTAAAGCCATATATG CTTCTAGGAGAACTGAAGAAGTTGAATTTTCCACTCAATGGCCGTcaggtgaaatatgatgttaatGGTAATCCAACCATCAGTTACTCCGTAGCGCTCTGGCACACTGAAACAAATCATTCATGGATTGAGATGGTGGGCACTTATGACACATATCCAGACACTATTTTTACCATCAATAACACTCTCATGCCCTGGCGTAACAATACCTCT GTTCCTTTCTCAAATTGCTCTGTTGAGTGTATGGAGGGATATTCGAGGGAACACGAGGGATTGCATAGTTGCTGTTTTCGGTGTAAAAAATGCCCACAAAACACTTATGTGGACTATTATC GAGACCCTTATACCTGTTTTCCATGTGCAGAGAGTGAATGGTCTGATGAGGGCAGCACAACCTGTAAGACACGTGCTGTTGTCTATCTACACTTCACAGAAATCCCCTCCATTCTTGTTATACTTTCTACTGTATGCCTCATTGCTCTGCTCATTTTCATCTTTTGTCTTTTTGCCTACAATTACAACACACCAGTGGTGAGATCTGCTGGCGGCAACATGTGTTTCCTAATGTTGGCGTGTTTAACAATGTCTAGCATAAGTGTGTTCTTTTTCTTTGGACAACCCACATCTGTACATTGTGTGTTGAgaaattttatatttacatttttcttcACTATCTGTCTCTCTTGTTTGACCGTTCGTTCCTTTCAAATTGTTTGTGTCTTCAAAATGGCTGCAGAGTTCCCTAAATTACACAGCTTGTGGGTAAAGCACAATGGCCAGTGGCTCTTCATTATGTCCTCttctttcattcatttcatttcttGTGTATTATGGGCAACTGTATCACCTGACGATCCCGTCAGGGACTCAATTACTTTTAATGACCAAATTATGCTCATTTGTGAAAGGAGAAACACTGTAACCATCAGCATTGTTTTGTTCATAAGTTGGTTTCTTGGTTTCCTGTGCATCTCATTTTCTTACATGGGAAGAGATTTGCCAAAAAGTTACAATGAGGCCAAATCAATAACTTTCAGTCTGCTTATGTACTATCTGAGCTGGATTATATATTTCACAATATATCTCAGCTTCAAAAGCAAATACGTCCTGCTTTTGAACGCACTTGCCCAGATAAGCAGTATATATGGAATTCTCTTCAGCTATTTCATACCAAAATCTTACATCATGTTATTTCAACCGAAGAAAAACACTGCTGCATACTTTCAAACAACTATTCAGAATTACACACAAACCATTAGTAGAAGTTGA